The following proteins are co-located in the Trichormus variabilis 0441 genome:
- a CDS encoding MotA/TolQ/ExbB proton channel family protein: MGIQNLFAAGGVVMWPLLGFSVLGVALIVERARFWLKINNRQQRVVRDVLNLYRLDNVVGAIDKLRKNVDLPLARVFLSALELEEPTPEEFRLALESEAQAEIPVLKRFQNIFDTIIGLAPLLGLLGTVLGLITSFASLDIGDVGGTKTAGVTAGISEALVSTAAGLVVAIFTLFFANSFRGLYTRQMALFQEYGGQLELLYRRRYERGERTYASTR; encoded by the coding sequence ATGGGAATCCAAAATCTTTTTGCAGCAGGCGGCGTAGTCATGTGGCCTCTGTTAGGTTTTTCTGTGTTGGGAGTAGCATTGATTGTTGAGCGTGCCAGATTTTGGCTAAAAATCAACAATCGCCAACAGCGCGTAGTTAGAGATGTGTTGAACCTCTATCGGCTAGATAATGTAGTTGGCGCAATAGATAAACTCAGAAAAAATGTAGATTTACCACTGGCGCGTGTCTTTTTATCGGCTTTGGAATTAGAAGAACCAACACCGGAGGAATTTCGCCTGGCGCTAGAAAGCGAAGCTCAAGCCGAAATCCCCGTACTCAAGCGATTTCAAAATATTTTCGACACAATTATCGGTTTAGCACCGCTCTTAGGTTTGCTGGGTACAGTGTTAGGTTTGATTACTTCCTTCGCTTCTTTAGATATTGGTGATGTGGGAGGGACAAAAACCGCAGGTGTGACGGCGGGTATTAGTGAAGCTTTAGTATCTACAGCAGCAGGATTGGTAGTGGCAATATTCACACTGTTTTTTGCCAACTCCTTTCGGGGACTTTACACCAGACAGATGGCACTATTTCAGGAGTATGGCGGTCAATTAGAATTACTTTACCGCCGCCGCTACGAAAGAGGAGAGAGGACTTATGCGTCTACAAGATGA
- a CDS encoding NAD(P)H-quinone oxidoreductase subunit 4 has protein sequence MMADGFPWLTAIILLPLVASAFIPLLPDKEGKLVRWYALGVGIADFVLMCYTFWHHYDASSATFQLVEKYDWVPQIGFSWAVSVDGISMPLVLLAGFVTTLSMLAAWQVNLKPRLFYFLMLVLYSAQIGVFVAQDLLLFFIMWELELVPVYLLVSIWGGQKRRYAATKFLLYTAAASIFILIAGLAMALHGDNTTFDIVELGAKNYPLALELLLYAGLLIAFGVKLAIFPLHTWLPDAHGEASAPVSMILAGVLLKMGGYGLIRLNLELLPDAHIYFAPVLATLGVINIIYGGLNSFAQTHMKRRLAYSSVSHMGFVLLGIASFTDVGVSGAMLQMLSHGLIAAVLFFLAGVTYDRTHTMAMDNLGGIGQAMPKVFALFTAGTMASLALPGMSGFVSELKVFIGVTTSDIYSPTFCTVMVFLAAVGVILTPIYLLSMLRQVFYGTGAELSCNINNGAYENQEDEGTACFGTDCLLPGEAVYRDASIREVFIAASFLVLIIGVGVYPKIATQLYDVKTVAVNTQVRQSYTQIAQSNPQIYAKGFFAPKIVEPEVMAVSGMIK, from the coding sequence ATGATGGCGGATGGATTTCCTTGGCTGACCGCGATTATATTACTACCACTCGTTGCTTCTGCATTTATTCCCCTGCTGCCTGATAAAGAAGGTAAGCTCGTGCGATGGTATGCCTTGGGTGTAGGAATCGCGGATTTTGTTTTGATGTGCTATACCTTTTGGCACCATTACGATGCAAGCAGTGCGACTTTTCAACTAGTGGAGAAATATGATTGGGTACCTCAGATAGGTTTTAGCTGGGCGGTCTCAGTCGATGGAATATCCATGCCACTAGTGTTGCTGGCAGGATTTGTGACGACCCTTTCTATGTTGGCTGCATGGCAAGTTAATCTCAAGCCTCGCCTGTTTTATTTCTTAATGTTGGTGTTGTATTCTGCCCAAATCGGGGTATTTGTCGCCCAAGATTTGCTGTTATTCTTCATTATGTGGGAACTGGAATTGGTTCCTGTTTACTTGCTTGTCTCGATTTGGGGCGGACAGAAACGCCGCTACGCTGCGACAAAGTTCTTGCTTTATACAGCAGCAGCTTCAATTTTCATCTTAATCGCTGGGCTGGCAATGGCTCTCCACGGCGATAATACTACTTTCGATATTGTCGAACTCGGTGCGAAAAACTATCCTCTGGCTTTAGAGTTATTACTTTATGCTGGATTACTAATTGCCTTTGGTGTGAAGCTGGCAATTTTTCCCTTACACACCTGGTTGCCTGATGCCCACGGTGAAGCTTCAGCACCTGTATCGATGATTTTGGCAGGGGTGCTTCTAAAAATGGGTGGTTACGGACTAATTCGCCTGAATTTGGAATTACTGCCAGACGCTCATATTTACTTTGCTCCAGTGTTAGCAACTTTGGGTGTAATCAATATTATCTATGGCGGTTTGAACTCCTTTGCTCAAACTCATATGAAGCGCCGCCTTGCTTATTCTTCCGTTTCCCACATGGGGTTTGTGCTGCTGGGTATTGCCTCTTTCACCGATGTGGGTGTGAGTGGTGCTATGCTGCAAATGCTTTCACACGGTTTGATTGCGGCGGTGTTGTTCTTCTTGGCTGGTGTAACATACGATCGCACCCATACAATGGCGATGGATAATTTGGGTGGTATCGGTCAAGCTATGCCCAAAGTGTTCGCTTTGTTTACCGCCGGCACAATGGCATCTTTGGCACTTCCAGGAATGAGTGGCTTTGTCAGCGAACTTAAGGTGTTTATTGGTGTTACCACTAGCGACATTTACAGTCCGACATTCTGCACCGTTATGGTATTCCTCGCCGCAGTAGGAGTTATCTTAACGCCGATTTATCTACTGTCTATGTTGAGACAAGTATTTTACGGCACTGGTGCAGAACTCAGTTGCAATATTAACAATGGTGCTTACGAGAACCAGGAAGATGAAGGAACAGCTTGCTTTGGTACAGACTGTCTCTTACCAGGGGAAGCTGTATACAGAGATGCCAGTATCCGGGAAGTATTTATTGCTGCGTCCTTCTTGGTGTTGATTATTGGTGTAGGTGTCTATCCTAAAATCGCTACGCAACTTTACGATGTGAAAACCGTAGCAGTTAATACTCAGGTACGCCAATCCTATACCCAAATTGCCCAAAGCAATCCTCAGATATATGCTAAAGGTTTCTTTGCTCCCAAAATTGTAGAGCCTGAAGTCATGGCGGTTTCGGGAATGATCAAATAA
- the mrdA gene encoding penicillin-binding protein 2 — translation MALLQPSPLLGKKDKRTVGRGFQSTFLIIFTLLMTTGISARLVYLQIIEGSQFKRKAESNRVRVIPKQPERGNIFDRNGKLLASTRYPRSIYLWPMAHTKASWSVVGPRLAKILEIPQEEIEKKLEEAGANSSSLIRIARNLDEAQITAIKEYESELKDVEIHTEAVRYYPHGRELAHVLGYTRELTAEQLKARKQEGYRLGDVIGQMGVEKAYEKSLRGEWGGQQVEVDGAGRPLRVLGEKQAKAGNDIRLTIDLDMQKAAEKALGDRNGTIIALDPKNGAVLAMVSHPTFDPNIFSKQRLTQKDWESVQGEDHPLVNRALSAFPPASTFKVVTMTAGLESGKFSPSTILQTYGSLTIGGTRFGEWNHAGFGPLGFVGAMQWSSDTFFYQIGRGIGGPTLIEWTRKYGFGQRTGFEFVSEEAKGAVPDETWKQKVWKMPWTVGDTINMSIGQGALLTTPLQVAVMFAVPANGGYRVQPHLLKDNEEARSWRELVQMKPTTLKLLRESLRKVISDGTGKVLHQPTIPPVAGKSGTAEAWKGRVKQNHAWFGAYAPADKPEILIVAFAEHSGGGGGSVAAPMILKVMEDYFQRKYPGKYQKPATTEAAKTR, via the coding sequence GGCCGAGTCAAACCGGGTTCGGGTCATCCCTAAACAACCAGAAAGGGGTAATATTTTTGACCGCAATGGCAAACTTTTAGCCAGTACACGTTATCCTCGTTCTATTTATCTGTGGCCGATGGCTCACACTAAAGCCTCTTGGTCGGTGGTGGGGCCACGTCTGGCAAAAATTTTGGAGATTCCCCAAGAGGAAATCGAAAAGAAATTAGAAGAGGCTGGTGCTAACTCTTCTTCACTCATTCGCATTGCTCGTAATTTGGATGAAGCCCAAATCACCGCTATCAAGGAATATGAAAGTGAACTTAAAGATGTAGAAATACACACGGAAGCTGTGCGCTACTATCCCCACGGAAGAGAATTGGCTCATGTTTTAGGTTATACGCGAGAGTTGACAGCTGAACAGTTAAAAGCTAGGAAGCAAGAAGGCTATCGCCTTGGTGATGTGATTGGTCAAATGGGCGTGGAAAAAGCCTATGAGAAATCACTGCGGGGTGAATGGGGTGGTCAACAAGTAGAAGTTGATGGGGCTGGTAGACCGTTGCGGGTTTTAGGCGAGAAACAAGCTAAAGCTGGTAATGATATACGTTTAACCATAGATTTAGATATGCAGAAAGCAGCAGAGAAAGCATTAGGCGATCGCAACGGGACAATCATCGCCCTAGACCCGAAAAACGGTGCTGTCCTAGCAATGGTATCTCACCCCACTTTTGACCCCAACATTTTCTCCAAGCAAAGGCTGACTCAAAAAGACTGGGAATCTGTCCAAGGTGAAGACCATCCTCTGGTCAATCGTGCTTTGAGTGCTTTTCCACCTGCTAGTACTTTTAAAGTTGTCACGATGACGGCTGGTTTAGAATCAGGTAAATTTTCTCCCAGCACAATATTACAGACATACGGTTCTCTAACTATCGGTGGAACCCGATTTGGGGAATGGAATCACGCCGGGTTTGGGCCTTTAGGTTTCGTTGGTGCTATGCAGTGGAGTAGTGATACTTTCTTCTATCAAATTGGTAGAGGAATTGGCGGCCCCACCTTGATTGAATGGACGCGTAAATATGGGTTTGGTCAGAGAACAGGCTTTGAGTTTGTTTCCGAAGAAGCTAAAGGTGCTGTACCAGATGAGACATGGAAACAAAAAGTCTGGAAAATGCCTTGGACTGTTGGCGACACAATTAATATGTCCATTGGTCAAGGCGCGTTATTAACTACTCCCTTACAAGTTGCGGTTATGTTTGCTGTACCAGCAAATGGTGGCTACCGTGTCCAACCGCATTTGCTCAAAGATAATGAAGAAGCTAGAAGCTGGCGAGAGCTTGTACAGATGAAACCGACCACTTTGAAACTTTTGCGCGAGAGTTTACGTAAGGTAATTTCTGATGGTACCGGGAAAGTTTTACATCAGCCGACAATTCCCCCAGTCGCCGGTAAAAGTGGGACTGCTGAAGCTTGGAAGGGAAGAGTCAAACAAAATCATGCTTGGTTTGGGGCTTACGCTCCTGCTGATAAGCCGGAAATTTTGATTGTCGCCTTTGCCGAACATTCTGGCGGCGGCGGTGGTAGCGTTGCTGCACCAATGATACTTAAAGTGATGGAAGACTATTTTCAACGCAAATATCCTGGCAAATATCAAAAGCCAGCCACTACAGAAGCAGCAAAAACCAGATAA
- a CDS encoding Uma2 family endonuclease has translation MSIATTKRFTVAEYHRLIELGFFAENDRFELITGEIVQMTYKGKPHAVCETRLERELYKLVGDMATLRGQQPITLSNYSEPEPDRVIVKNRDDDYLTSHPNAVDILLLIEIADSSLKYDQEIKLPVYAEAGIVDYWIFNLVDKCLECYSEPYQDLQGRFGYRSKLVYLPNESVNLPIFSDLVLNLSKVFPS, from the coding sequence ATGAGTATCGCTACTACTAAACGTTTCACCGTAGCTGAATATCACCGTCTAATTGAACTCGGCTTTTTTGCTGAAAATGACCGATTTGAGCTAATTACAGGAGAAATAGTTCAGATGACATATAAGGGTAAACCTCATGCAGTTTGCGAAACTCGTTTAGAGAGGGAACTATACAAGTTGGTAGGAGATATGGCAACTCTACGAGGACAACAACCAATTACATTATCAAATTATAGTGAGCCGGAACCAGATAGAGTAATTGTTAAAAATCGAGATGATGATTATCTTACTTCTCACCCTAATGCTGTTGATATATTACTGTTAATTGAAATTGCAGATTCATCTTTGAAATATGACCAAGAAATTAAATTACCTGTTTATGCTGAAGCAGGTATTGTCGATTATTGGATATTTAATTTAGTAGATAAATGTCTTGAGTGTTATAGCGAACCTTATCAGGATTTGCAAGGTAGGTTTGGATATCGAAGTAAGTTAGTTTATCTACCAAATGAGTCGGTTAATTTACCAATTTTTTCTGATTTAGTTCTGAATTTATCAAAGGTTTTTCCTAGTTAG
- a CDS encoding ExbD/TolR family protein: MRLQDEPDIPAQINIVPMIDVIFAILTFFIMSTLFLTRSEGLPVNLPKAATAKQQQVPAKITITVDEQGAVSLNRQPILVDAVAGQLRNLVGANQEALVVINADERVGHGKVVAIMDQVRQVQGAKLAIATQKR; this comes from the coding sequence ATGCGTCTACAAGATGAGCCAGATATTCCAGCACAGATCAACATTGTGCCGATGATCGATGTGATTTTTGCGATTTTGACATTTTTTATCATGTCTACGCTGTTTTTAACTCGTTCAGAAGGCTTGCCAGTTAATTTACCAAAAGCGGCAACGGCAAAACAACAGCAAGTACCTGCAAAGATTACGATCACGGTAGATGAACAAGGGGCGGTTAGCTTGAATCGTCAACCGATTCTAGTTGATGCTGTGGCGGGACAGTTACGTAACCTAGTTGGTGCTAACCAGGAAGCCCTAGTAGTTATTAATGCTGATGAAAGAGTAGGACATGGTAAGGTAGTGGCCATCATGGATCAAGTACGTCAGGTACAGGGAGCAAAATTAGCGATCGCCACTCAAAAACGTTAA